The sequence AGAAGGTCGCTTTATCGAGGTCAATGACAGCTATGTCGAGACCTCTGGCTATTCACGGGAGGAGTCACTGGGGAGAACCTCTCGCGATTTGCAGATTTGGGTCAACCAGCGCGACCGCGAAACCGTCGTAAAACTTCTAACTGAGCATGGGTCGGTACGCGGGTTAGAGTTTCCCTTTCGGATCAAATCGGGCGACATTCGTGTTGGGCTATTCTCTGCCGAAATTATTCAAATCGGCGATGAGATGTGTCTGATCGATTCCATTATCGACATCACCGAACGCAAACGCTCTGAAGAACGCGATCGCCTCTTAGCCGAGATTGCCCTGCGGATTCGCCAATCTCTGAACTTGCAACAGATTTTCAACACCACCGTGGCGGAAGTGCGGCAGTTTTTGCAAGCCGATCGCGTGTTTATCGGTCAATTTGATGCCGCTGGCAACGGTCAAATTGTTTCTGAGTCGGGGAATCCTGCTTTTCCCTCGGTGTCCGATTGGGTGATTGACCAGACGGCCTACGAAGAGATGAAAACGGTCTATCAGCAAGGCAGTCTCATCATTAATGATGTCAATCAGATTGACCTCCCCCCGCGCGCAAAAACCGCCTTTGAACGCTATCAGACGCGCGCTACCTTGGGCATCCCCATCGTGTCTGAGGGGCGATTGTTTGGTGCATTAGTCGCGCACCAGTGCGAGGCTCCCCGTGAGTGGCATGCCTTTGAGGTGAACCTGATGGAACAGTTGGCAACCCAAGTGGCGATCGCGGTTCAACAGGCACAACTTTACAATCAGGTGCAAACTCTCAACGCCGGACTGGAACGCCAGGTTGCCGAACGCACCGCCCAGTTGCAGCAAAAAATGGAGGAACTGCAAGACCTCAATGACCTGAAGGACGAATTTCTCAATGCCTTCTCCCATGACCTCAAAACGCCCGTCATGGGTATCTCCTTGGTGCTCAAAAACCTGCTCAATCAAGCGGGTGATCCCATGCCGATTTCACGCTCCATTCTGGAACGGATGATGCATAGCAGCGATCATCAATTGCATTTGATCACCTCACTGTTGCAGGCTCATTCCAGTGAAACCAGGGGCGTGACACTGCACTATGAACTGGTGCAACTGAGCCTGCTGACTCAGGTGATTGTGGAAGATCTCGAACCCCTGATCGTCAAAAACCAAGCCACCTTTGACAATCAAGTGCCGCCTAACCTACCCCTGGTGAATGCCGATCCGGTGCAGTTGCGTCGTGTCTTTGAAAACCTGATTACCAACGCCCTACACCACAACCCTCCCGGCATTCACATCACCCTCAACGCAACCTTAGGGGAGGAAATGGTGCGCTTTACCCTCAATGACACTGGCATGGGGATGTCAAAAGAAGTGTGCGATCGCCTCTTCCAACGCTACACCCGTGGGCCGAAGTCGCGGCACTCTACAGGTATCGGCTTGGGCTTGTATCTCTGTCGTCAGATCATCACTGCCCACGGTGGCGAAATTGGGGTCTATAGCATTCCGGGCGAGGGTTCAACCTTCTGGCTGACGCTGCCACTGGCGATTCCCTCGGTGGCACAGCCCAATGCTGGGAATGGGGAGTAGAGAGTAGGGAATGGGGAAGGGAATAGGGGTACCCCATCACTCCCTCACCTCTCTACCCAGTTGTTATCCTCATTTGCCGAAATTGTGGTTCCTCTGGTGGATCAACTGGTAAAGCGTTAGCGATTACCCAGCAGACGTGTATGTTGAACGTTCACATTCGGCGATCGCAACCCAGTGATTTAGACAAGATTCTTGAAGTCCAAGCGACTGCCCTGAGAAAACTGTCAATCACCTACAATTCAACGCAGGTAGAGTCTCTGGTGCAGAGCCAAGCCAATGCTCGATCCGCCGGAGATGAGATTGGCGTGGTCGCTGAATATGAGGGAGAAATCATTGGATTCGCAGCAATTATGACATCGAAACCCAGCATCGCTGGCGTATACGTTGATCCGAAGCACATCCGGCAGGGAGTCGGAACCCAACTGCTAGAGGCGATCGAACAAATCGGCATGGGGCGGGGGGACAAAACATTTGACGTTATGTCGTCTCTAGCAACCGTGGATTTTTATCAAGCCAGAGGCTATCAAATCCTTTGGAAAACGGGCTTCTACTCGGAAGGGAAACACTGGATACGCTGCGTCAATCTAGAGAAAAAACTCACTGGAACGCCCAAGGTTAACGAGAAGCAACGGGTTGATGCCCCCAATCTTGAACGAGAGCGGCGGTTTGGCATCTCAACTCAACGGCGATCGAAGCAGTTCTATCCCGCAATGCATGTGATCAAAACCGTAGGGGCTTGGGTTTTCATCCTGGCACTCGCTGCTTTTCTGCTCTACGTTGTCCTTACGCTTATCAGTCGGTTGTTATAGCCATCAATAGCGTCAGTTCGGCAAAGTACCTGGTGCATGAATTCGCGGCTACTGGAGCCCAGTCTGCCTTCGCCTCCGCCCCACCGAATGTGGCTACGGCTATAAAATTTCATGAAAATTATCTGGTTTTTGTTTAACGCAATCGGTAGTACGGGCAAGGTAAACCCATAAACACCCTCCCCTGCTGGAGCCATGCATGAAGATTTTAGAGCAAACCCCTGATCGGTTAGTTCTGCGCCACCGCCCATTTGGATTCTGGACATTGGGTGGTCTTTTTGTGCTGGCAGGTTTCCTTCTAGCTTTATCTGGAAAAAACGTCACATTACAGTGCGATCGCCTCCAACCTCCTCAAGGCACTTGCAACCTCACCACCACTCAATGGTTCCAATCCTCCTCCCGTTCGCTTGCTCTGGAGACGGTTAACCGTGCAACGATATGGGCCAGCCGCATTCAAAAGGTTAATTATTACTCCCTCATCCTCCAAACCCCAACTGAGAACATCGCATTCGCTGGGTCGTCAAGCGATCGCACCCAGGTAGAGGCGATCGCGGCTCAAATTAATACCTTTCTTGAGAATCCTGGTCAGTCCACCCTGATGGTGCAACGGGATGAACGCCTCAACCGATTTCTCTTGGGAGCTTTGATGGGAGCCATAGGGGGTAGCATCCTCATGTTTGCTAACACAACAAC is a genomic window of Oscillatoria sp. FACHB-1407 containing:
- a CDS encoding GNAT family N-acetyltransferase produces the protein MLNVHIRRSQPSDLDKILEVQATALRKLSITYNSTQVESLVQSQANARSAGDEIGVVAEYEGEIIGFAAIMTSKPSIAGVYVDPKHIRQGVGTQLLEAIEQIGMGRGDKTFDVMSSLATVDFYQARGYQILWKTGFYSEGKHWIRCVNLEKKLTGTPKVNEKQRVDAPNLERERRFGISTQRRSKQFYPAMHVIKTVGAWVFILALAAFLLYVVLTLISRLL